A genomic region of Spea bombifrons isolate aSpeBom1 chromosome 9, aSpeBom1.2.pri, whole genome shotgun sequence contains the following coding sequences:
- the PALS1 gene encoding protein PALS1 produces MTTSHVNGHVAEDSDSEKRTADLLAEEPQKHREMAVDCPDLGTRAMPIRRSAQLERIKQQQEDMRRRREEEKKQELDVNSSVRLKKLAQVFPKSGIDNPIFDTEEGLILESPGHAVKVLEIEHLLSSLKEIQHTLVDSQSQEDLHLLLQLVQNADFRNAFKIHNAVAVHMNKASPPYPLTPNLQELAQEVQYLFKATRLKEGQELNSLLNGPHFQALLLTHDKVAEQEMMPEPDSEDRFYDTIGKYVDESVKIVRIEKARDIPLGATVRNELDSVIISRIVKGGAAEKSGLLHEGDEILEINGIEIRGKDVNEVFELLADMHGTLSFVLIPSQQAKPPPSKDTVVHVKAHFDYDPSDDPYVPCRELGLSFQKGDILHVISQDDPNWWQAYRDGDEDNQPLAGLIPGKIFQQQREAMKQTIEEDKEPEKSGKLWCAKKNKKKRKKILYNANKNDDYDNEEVLTYEEMSLYHQPANRKRPVVLIGPQNCGQNELRLRLMNSEADRFAAAVPHTSRNRRDNEVTGRDYHFVSRQTFEADIAAGKFIEFGEFEKNLYGTSIDSVRQVINSGKICLLSLHTQTLKMLRNSDLKPYIIFIAPPSQERLRALLAKEGRNPKPEELREIIEKAREMEQNNGHYFDTAIVNTDLDKAYHELLRLINKLDTEPQWVPSSWLR; encoded by the exons ATGACTACTTCTCATGTGAACGGACATGTAGCGGAAGACTCTGACAGTGAGAAACGAACTGCAGATCTTTTAGCAGAAGAGCCACAGAAACACAGAGAGATGGCAGTGGACTGTCCTGATTTGGGTACGAGAGCAATGCCGATACGCCGGAGTGCTCAGCTTGAACGGATCAAGCAACAGCAGGAAGATATGCGTCGTAGACGTGAGGAAGAAAAGAAGCAAGAGCTAGATGTTAATTCCTCCGTAAGGCTAAAGAAATTGGCACAAGTTTTCCCAAAAAGTGGAATTGATAATCCAATTTTTGATACAGAGGAAGGACTGATCCTGGAAAGTCCTGGTCATGCTGTGAAAGTATTAG aaatagaaCATTTGCTTTCTTCGCTGAAAGAAATTCAACACACCTTGGTAGACTCTCAGAGTCAGGAAGATCTTCATTTATTACTACAGCTGGTACAAAATGCTGACTTTAGGAATGCCTTCAAGATTCATAATGCTGTGGCAGTGCACATGAACAAAGCCAGTCCTCCATATCCGCTTACTCCTAATTTGCAGGAACTAGCCCAAGAG gtGCAGTATTTATTTAAAGCAACTCGCCTGAAGGAAGGTCAAGAACTTAATTCTTTGCTAAATGGACCACATTTTCAG GCCCTTCTTTTGACTCATGACAAAGTTGCAGAGCAAGAAATGATGCCAGAGCCAGATTCAGAAGACAGGTTTTATGACACTATTGGGAAATATGTAGATGAAAGTGTTAAGATTGTTAGAATTGAGAAAGCAAGAGATATACCATTG GGAGCTACAGTGAGAAATGAGCTGGACTCTGTTATTATCAGCCGAATCGTGAAAGGTGGTGCAGCTGAAAAGAGTGGATTGTTGCATGAAGGTGACgaaatccttgaaataaatggtATAGAGATTCGTGGGAAGGATGTCAACGAGGTTTTTGAGCTTTTG GCTGATATGCATGGCACCCTGTCGTTTGTACTAATTCCTAGTCAACAAGCAAAGCCACCTCCTAGTAAAGACACTGTG GTACATGTAAAAGCACATTTTGACTATGACCCATCAGATGACCCCTATGTTCCCTGTAGAGAGTTGGGTCTTTCATTTCAAAAGGGTGACATACTCCATGTCATTAGCCAGGATGATCCTAACTGGTGGCAGGCATACAGGGATGGTGATGAAGACAACCAGCCTCTAGCTGGGCTTATACCAG gaaAGATTTTTCAGCAGCAGAGGGAAGCTATGAAGCAAACAATAGAAGAAGACAAGGAGCCAGAGAAATCAG GGAAATTATGGTgtgcaaagaaaaataagaagaaacGAAAAAAGATTTTGTACAATGCTAATAAAAATGATG attATGATAACGAAGAAGTATTAACTTACGAAGAGATGTCCCTATATCACCAACCAGCAAACCGAAAGAGACCAGTTGTTCTCATAGGACCACAAAACTGTGGACAAAATGAGTTGCGTCTCAGACTGATGAACAGTGAAGCAGATAGATTTGCAGCTGCTGTGCCTC aTACCTCTCGGAATAGAAGAGATAATGAGGTGACAGGACGAGATTATCACTTTGTATCACGGCAGACATTTGAAGCAGACATTGCTGCTGGGAAATTTATTGAATTTGGAGAGTTTGAGAAAAATCTATATGGCACCAGTATTGACTCTGTGAGGCAGGTTATTAATTCTGGCAAGATTTGCCTTTTAAGTCTTCATACACAG actTTGAAAATGCTACGCAATTCTGATTTGAagccatatattatatttattgcaccacCTTCCCAAGAGAGACTGCGTGCTTTACTGGCCAAGGAAGGTAGAAATCCAAAG